The following are from one region of the Paenalkalicoccus suaedae genome:
- a CDS encoding histidinol-phosphatase HisJ family protein: MHRFDYHHHTNHSFDSRETMVNVCEKAAELKLDVICFTEHFTFNPNVPTYGHMDWEAYEADIANVQELYKGKLEIRKGIELCEPNLFKERYEDLFRHKNIDYILGSVHNVDDVKLRKVLAAHGKNDAYRLYFERLLTMVTEADIDVIAHLDLIKRYQNEAFSKDDFALHADIITAILQTAIRRGIGLEVNTSTIEKLGEPMPARAILELYHSLGGIIITYGSDSHSTVRTGEYMGETMEMLKQVGFDYVYTFKNRKAEPHEIEVD, translated from the coding sequence ATGCACCGATTCGATTATCATCACCACACCAACCACTCGTTCGATTCGAGGGAAACAATGGTAAACGTCTGCGAAAAAGCTGCAGAGTTAAAGCTCGACGTCATCTGCTTCACCGAGCATTTCACCTTCAATCCAAACGTTCCAACCTACGGACATATGGATTGGGAAGCCTATGAGGCCGATATCGCCAACGTTCAGGAGCTTTATAAAGGAAAGCTTGAAATTCGGAAGGGCATCGAACTCTGCGAACCGAACTTATTTAAAGAACGCTACGAAGACTTATTTCGTCACAAAAACATCGACTACATACTCGGATCCGTCCATAACGTAGACGACGTCAAGCTTCGCAAAGTCCTCGCGGCGCACGGCAAAAACGACGCCTACCGCCTCTATTTCGAGCGACTGCTCACCATGGTCACAGAAGCGGATATTGACGTCATCGCGCACCTTGACCTAATCAAACGTTACCAAAACGAGGCTTTTTCAAAGGATGACTTCGCCCTCCACGCCGATATCATCACCGCCATTCTCCAAACAGCCATCCGGCGCGGAATCGGACTCGAAGTTAACACCTCCACCATCGAAAAGCTCGGCGAACCAATGCCCGCACGCGCCATCCTTGAGCTCTATCATAGCCTCGGCGGCATCATCATCACCTACGGATCCGACTCACACAGCACCGTCCGTACCGGCGAGTATATGGGAGAAACAATGGAGATGCTGAAGCAGGTAGGATTTGATTATGTATATACGTTCAAAAACCGGAAGGCAGAGCCGCATGAGATTGAAGTGGACTAA
- a CDS encoding dimethylarginine dimethylaminohydrolase family protein — protein MMNRIEDKTRVKCDSEYGTLKKVFLCEPQYMEIQEAINDTQKQYMKENINQSLAMEQHQAFEKALIDAGVEVIKLTPKEDLPEQVFTRDIGFVLGGTAFVSAMAEKVRQGEEDVLSRWMEQRDVAYKRISMGSIEGGDVIIDGKRVFVGVSDRTRLDTIRALAAELPEAEVIPVPFNPNYLHLDCTFNILSETEALVFPEAFEPEVVEQLAKMYKLIEVSSEEQFTMGTNVLSIGGGRVLSLPVNRDVNYQLRQRGYDVMEIDFSEIIKSGGSFRCCSMPLVRE, from the coding sequence ATGATGAATAGAATTGAAGATAAGACACGAGTAAAGTGTGACAGTGAGTACGGTACGTTGAAAAAGGTCTTCTTATGTGAACCACAGTACATGGAAATTCAAGAGGCTATTAATGATACACAAAAACAATATATGAAGGAAAACATCAATCAATCACTTGCAATGGAGCAGCACCAAGCATTCGAAAAGGCTCTTATAGACGCTGGTGTTGAGGTGATTAAGCTGACGCCTAAAGAGGATCTCCCTGAGCAGGTGTTTACAAGAGACATTGGGTTTGTGCTTGGAGGTACGGCGTTTGTTTCGGCCATGGCAGAAAAGGTTAGGCAAGGCGAGGAGGACGTGCTGTCCCGGTGGATGGAGCAGCGAGACGTGGCGTACAAGCGGATCTCGATGGGCTCAATCGAGGGTGGCGACGTGATCATCGACGGGAAGCGAGTGTTTGTCGGCGTGAGTGATCGCACGAGGTTAGATACGATCCGAGCGCTTGCTGCGGAATTGCCGGAGGCGGAGGTTATTCCGGTGCCATTCAACCCAAACTATCTGCACTTAGACTGTACGTTTAATATTTTGTCTGAGACGGAGGCGCTCGTGTTCCCTGAGGCGTTTGAGCCGGAGGTTGTCGAGCAATTGGCGAAGATGTACAAGCTGATTGAGGTGAGTTCGGAGGAGCAGTTTACGATGGGGACGAATGTGCTCTCGATTGGTGGCGGTCGCGTGCTTAGTTTGCCGGTGAATCGGGACGTCAACTATCAGCTGAGACAGCGTGGGTATGATGTGATGGAAATTGATTTTTCGGAGATTATTAAGTCTGGTGGGTCGTTCCGTTGTTGTTCGATGCCGCTTGTTAGGGAATAG